Proteins found in one Halobellus limi genomic segment:
- a CDS encoding DUF7521 family protein: protein MSVVGLGSPVGLLAGLAATASALIGLYIGYQAYRGLRRNDERSMRWLSVGMILLFGVTYTLAVTGQGLLAFRIIPIDLQNVVRLLVRVIQLAGLLCIAYSLQIATDR, encoded by the coding sequence ATGTCCGTTGTCGGACTCGGCTCCCCTGTTGGGCTGCTTGCGGGGCTGGCAGCAACGGCCTCGGCGCTAATCGGACTCTATATTGGCTACCAAGCGTACCGCGGGCTGAGACGGAATGATGAACGCTCGATGCGGTGGCTCTCGGTCGGGATGATCCTGCTCTTTGGTGTCACGTACACGCTTGCAGTCACCGGACAAGGGCTGCTCGCCTTCCGTATTATTCCGATTGACCTCCAGAATGTCGTGCGTCTCCTCGTCAGGGTAATCCAGCTTGCCGGGCTCCTGTGTATCGCGTATTCTCTGCAGATTGCGACCGATCGGTAG
- a CDS encoding helix-turn-helix transcriptional regulator, translated as MDLSALHGKRLIAASAFVAAVLVLAIQLITPSPVMVSIGDNGAQTTQLGQYFTYTDVALITVAASLLGASGTYLLLHDHTTTVPTTESATPPPIANGGEHPPTRQAVSDGPGSDTVQHNTTAPEERWEDTVDRLHNNEEIVYTVVLEAGGELPQRDIVEGTELSKATVSRTLDTLESKGLVERKRKGMGNVVVLT; from the coding sequence ATGGACTTGTCAGCCCTCCACGGTAAGCGCCTTATCGCGGCGTCCGCGTTCGTCGCCGCGGTCCTCGTGCTTGCCATCCAACTGATCACCCCCTCTCCGGTTATGGTCTCTATCGGTGACAACGGCGCGCAAACCACCCAGCTCGGCCAGTACTTCACTTACACCGACGTCGCCCTCATCACTGTCGCAGCCTCCCTCCTCGGTGCCAGCGGCACCTACCTCTTACTCCACGACCACACCACCACAGTCCCGACAACCGAGTCAGCGACACCGCCTCCCATCGCAAACGGCGGAGAACACCCACCGACACGACAAGCGGTTAGTGACGGACCCGGCAGCGACACTGTCCAGCACAACACAACGGCCCCTGAGGAACGGTGGGAGGACACGGTTGACCGGTTACACAACAACGAGGAAATAGTCTACACCGTCGTGCTTGAAGCCGGTGGTGAACTTCCACAACGGGATATCGTCGAGGGAACCGAGTTGTCTAAGGCCACGGTCAGCCGAACCTTGGATACCCTCGAAAGCAAGGGCCTGGTCGAGCGGAAACGCAAAGGGATGGGTAACGTCGTCGTCCTCACATAA
- a CDS encoding winged helix-turn-helix domain-containing protein, which translates to MADVDLATVVALLDDEHTRSILVATSDRPMSATELSEHCGLSTSSIYRRLDRLSDVDLVGERTRPRSDGHHETVYVSRLHRFEVTISDGELRWDLNRGPESDDVADQLTRLWGKF; encoded by the coding sequence ATGGCCGACGTGGACCTCGCGACCGTCGTCGCGTTGTTGGACGACGAGCACACACGGTCGATTCTGGTGGCGACCAGCGACCGGCCAATGTCGGCTACCGAACTGAGTGAGCACTGTGGGCTTTCCACGTCGTCGATTTATCGACGGCTCGACCGTTTGAGCGATGTCGATCTCGTTGGTGAGCGGACCCGACCGCGATCGGATGGCCATCACGAGACGGTGTACGTGTCCAGGTTGCATCGATTTGAGGTCACTATTTCGGATGGTGAACTCCGATGGGACCTCAACCGAGGGCCAGAAAGTGACGACGTCGCAGATCAGTTGACGCGCCTGTGGGGGAAGTTCTGA